A single window of Leishmania infantum JPCM5 genome chromosome 35 DNA harbors:
- a CDS encoding putative structural maintenance of chromosome (SMC) family protein, which translates to MLSKIHRVELDNFKSYYGKAVIGPFKDFTCVVGPNGAGKSNLMDALSFVLSSTVTQTSASSMRGKSAVDFIHRKAKTAGNGCRVTLVMRHPASKRAVAAAAVPAGDESGKSDTAASAARRGAVVADDGEHVHHSSTVETSFTRQVDVQGTVSCLLNGKPVTEKEYVAALTEHRIGARVDTFLVFQHQVEAVAQKKAKQLTELLEQVSGSGELHGEYATKKAALERANEALTSASLEKRGAAVAVHQMRLAKKEAERYEELHQQLTSVRQELALSELFAVETELEKRKEELQQRRDALAELEKSIATEQTIREMKRTYATRHKTYLEELKKARKSADDLRLKHSTVERIKAALAHLTRKAELQRQELEAAQKATTVRTVEAERLEGQLKKQKALLDTFEKRCVADDTKRVTLNTVLNQQQLDEYRQLRKEAECATVMLRQRRETVLRQRDSAQEALKQCDRAAEAHQQQMKDVSQAIETAAKYGAELQQRRNELEETVSTLKAQLTEASKDLETMQKKNKAREVELARLQEQLHELRYMKDTSKQNARMADALQALRSLFPIRGRMVDLCTVPNERHRNAVTVAMGKNLEGIVVETTAVAIRCVKYLKEQRMPPMTFLPLDAVQGKAVDDRLRTFSGTCKPIVDVVRFEPELEPAVRYTLGQTLLCDTVAEAKSVAYGRDGERFKVVTLDGTVLLKNGSVQGGLASVQSRARKWDEKKYEDLRVARDRLLSEAAAGGEAELARIQISIRDMEARREFAEKRVAVVHTEQCANDTKTQRLTEELAKLESRGADFATRHKGYAAELQVMHKELLELSKSISRVEGQVFADFQKKVGIPNLLNLEGQQTQEAKQRAETRQQLLLVIHKLESSLEMEVKQVGDAKIADLEEACARLHKEKEQCKKDLTDYKALVEKAERQHQETRKTAAQSRTELDSLEQQIRNATRNSETDLARVAQARKLVTGIQLACDSLRLRRLNLVRRCQMDEIGIPLKPAASSGAKRARGEDTGAATRASSGLPTPSSRQRSSATGSRTQILLSEPFTLLVEGGASQSGVRGATSAASSFASSPALDSETTMCIDFSSLTEAQRVAAADRAQFSAYSHHAQAQLEALAAEMESLAPNMKAASRVMASEDRLGASSTLLDEARDMARVANKDFTRVKEQRTARFMEMFEKVAATVDRVYRELTMGTRAHAVHGSAYLSLENVEEPYLGGTTYHATPPLKRFMPMELLSGGERTMAALALLFAIHEVSPTPFFVLDEVDAALDAGNVEKLASYLRKNCQSCQFVVVSLKEQLYHMADMLLGVMKDKDRESSKVITMDLRGYAY; encoded by the coding sequence atgCTGTCAAAGATTCACCGCGTAGAGCTCGACAACTTCAAGAGCTACTACGGCAAAGCCGTCATCGGGCCCTTCAAGGATTTCACATGCGTTGTTGGACCCAACGGCGCCGGGAAGTCCAACTTGATGGACGCGCTGAGCTTCGTGctgagcagcaccgtcacaCAGACGAGCGCCTCATCGATGCGCGGTAAGTCCGCCGTCGACTTCATTCATCGCAAGGCAAAGACAGCGGGTAACGGGTGCCGCGTGACTTTGGTGATGCGCCATCCGGCCTCGAAGAGGGcagttgctgccgctgcagtaCCGGCTGGCGACGAGTCGGGCAAAAGCGATACCGCTGCGTCCGCTGCCCGTCGTGGCGCggtcgtcgccgacgacggGGAGCACGTTCatcacagcagcaccgtcgagACCTCTTTTACTCGCCAAGTCGATGTGCAGGGTACGGTCTCATGCCTGCTCAACGGCAAGCCAGTGACAGAGAAGGAGTACGTGGCCGCGCTTACCGAGCACCGCATTGGCGCCCGTGTTGACACGTTTCTCGTGTTTCAGCATCAGGTGGAGGCGGTCGCgcagaagaaggcgaagcagcTGACGGAACTACTCGAGCAGGtcagcggcagtggtgaGCTTCATGGTGAGTACGCTACCAAGAAGGCCGCACTGGAGAGGGCcaacgaggcgctgacgAGTGCGTCTCTCGAAAAGCGCGgggctgccgtggcggtgcatcAAATGCGACTAGCcaagaaggaggcggagcgctaCGAGGAGCTGCATCAGCAGCTGACGAGCGTCAGGCAAGAGCTAGCCCTCTCCGAGCTCTTCGCCGTCGAAACGGAACTTGAGAAGCGCaaggaagagctgcagcagcgccgcgacgcgcTTGCGGAACTGGAAAAGAGCATTGCAACAGAGCAGACAATCCGGGAGATGAAGCGGACGTACGCGACCCGGCACAAGACGTACTTGGAGGAGCTGAAAAAGGCGCGTAAGTCTGCCGATGATCTGCGGCTTAAGCACAGCACGGTGGAGCGCATCAAAGCCGCCCTGGCGCACCTAACCCGcaaggcagagctgcagcgacaggagctggaagcggcgcagaaggcgaCAACTGTCCGCACTgtcgaggcggagcggcttGAGGGGCAGTTGAAGAAGCAAAAAGCGCTGCTTGACACTTTTGAAaagcgctgcgtcgctgaCGACACGAAGCGAGTCACGCTGAACACCGTGCTcaatcagcagcagctggatgAGTACCGGCAACTgcggaaggaggcggagtgCGCGACCGTGATGCTACGCCAGCGCCgggagacggtgctgcggcaacgCGACTCCGCACAGGAGGCCCTGAAACAATGCGACAGAGCCGCGGAggcacaccagcagcagatgAAGGACGTCAGCCAGGCCATTGAGACGGCCGCGAAGTACGGGGCTgaactgcagcagcgccgcaacgAGTTGGAGGAAACGGTGAGCACGCTCAAGGCCCAGCTCACGGAAGCCAGTAAGGACCTTGAAACAATgcagaagaaaaacaaagcaCGGGAGGTGGAGTTGGCACGACTGCAGGAACAGTTGCACGAGCTGCGCTACATGAAAGACACAAGCAAGCAGAACGCGCGCATGGCGGACGCTCTCCAGGCcttgcgctctctcttcccaATCCGCGGACGCATGGTGGATCTGTGCACGGTGCCCAACGAGCGGCACCGCAACGCGGTCACGGTGGCCATGGGCAAAAACCTCGAGGGGATCGTTGTGGAGACGACCGCGGTGGCAATTCGCTGCGTCAAGTATCTGAAGGAGCAGCGCATGCCGCCCATGACGTTTCTGCCGTTGGACGCAGTGCAAGGCAAGGCTGTTGACGACCGTCTGCGCACATTTAGTGGCACATGCAAGCCCATTGTCGATGTGGTTCGCTTTGAGCCTGAGCTGGAGCCGGCGGTGCGGTATACACTGGGTcagacgctgctgtgcgacACGGTTGCCGAGGCCAAGTCGGTTGCCTACGGCCGCGACGGGGAGCGCTTCAAGGTGGTGACGCTGGACGGCACAGTCCTCCTGAAGAACGGGTCTGTGCAAGGTGGTTTGGCCTCCGTACAGAGCCGCGCCCGCAAGTGGGACGAGAAGAAGTACGAGGACCTTCGCGTTGCCCGCGACCGCCTGTTGAGCGAGGCCGCCGCAGGTGGTGAGGCAGAGCTGGCTCGCATCCAGATCTCGATTCGGGACATGGAGGCGCGGCGCGAGTTTGCTGAGAAGCGCGTCGCTGTAGTGCACACGGAGCAATGCGCTAACGACACCAAGACGCAGCGGCTgacggaggagctggcgaagcTGGAAAGCCGCGGAGCCGATTTCGCGACGCGGCACAAGGGAtacgcggcggagctgcaggtgATGCacaaggagctgctggagctctCCAAGTCGATCTCGCGCGTCGAGGGACAGGTTTTTGCTGACTTCCAGAAGAAGGTGGGCATCCCCAACCTGCTAAACCTGGAAGGACAGCAAACGCAAGAGGCaaagcagcgcgccgagacccggcagcagctgctacTCGTGATCCACAAGCTGGAGAGCTCGCTCGAGATGGAGGTGAAGCAGGTCGGCGACGCAAAGATCGCCGATTTGGAggaggcgtgtgcgcggctgcacaAGGAAAAGGAGCAGTGCAAAAAGGACCTCACCGATTACAAAGCGCTcgtggagaaggcggagcggcagcaccaggagacgaggaagacggcTGCGCAGAGCCGCACCGAGCTCGActcgctggagcagcagatTCGAAACGCGACTCGAAACTCCGAGACTGATCTGGCTCGTGTCGCCCAGGCGCGGAAGCTCGTCACAGGCATTCAGCTTGCCTGCGACTCTCTGCGGTTGCGTCGGCTGAAcctggtgcgccgctgccagatGGACGAAATCGGTATTCCACTGAAGCCGGCGGCCAGCAGCGGAGCgaaacgcgcgcgcggcgaggATACGGGCGCGGCCACCCGTGCCTCCTCCGGGCTGCCtacgccgtcgtcgcgccaAAGGTCCAGCGCCACGGGGAGCCGCACGCAAATTCTTCTCTCCGAGCCGTTCACACTGCTTGTCGAAGGCGGAGCGAGCCAGAGCGGCGTTCGCGGAGCAACGAGCGCCGCATCTTCTTTtgcctcctcgccggccCTCGACTCAGAAACGACCATGTGCATCGACTTCTCCTCGCTCACGGAGGCACAgcgggtggcggcagcggaccGGGCTCAGTTTTCTGCGTACAGCCACCATGCccaggcgcagctggaggcgctcgcCGCCGAGATGGAGTCTCTGGCGCCAAATATGAAGGCCGCCTCGCGCGTCATGGCATCGGAAGATCGTCTTGGggcgtcgtcgacgctgctCGACGAGGCCCGCGATATGGCCCGTGTGGCCAACAAGGACTTCACCCGCGTCAAagagcagcgcacggcgcgcTTCATGGAGATGTTCGAGAAGGTGGCGGCCACAGTGGACCGGGTGTACCGCGAGCTCACCATGGGCACCCGCGCTCATGCAGTGCACGGCTCGGCGTACCTTAGCCTGGAGAATGTGGAGGAGCCGTACCTCGGCGGCACCACCTACCACGCCACACCGCCTCTCAAGCGCTTCATGCCGATGGAGCTGCTCTCCGGCGGCGAGCGCAccatggcggcgctggcgcttctCTTTGCGATCCACGAAGTCTCCCCGACGCCCTTCTTCGTGCTGGATGAGGTGGACGCGGCGCTAGACGCCGGCAATGTAGAGAAACTTGCGAGCTACCTTCGCAAAAACTGCCAGTCGTGCCAGTTCGTCGTGGTTTCGCTGAAGGAACAGCTTTACCACATGGCAGATATGCTGCTGGGCGTTATGAAGGACAAGGATCGGGAGAGCTCCAAGGTGATCACCATGGACCTGCGTGGCTACGCGTACTAG